A genomic stretch from Phoenix dactylifera cultivar Barhee BC4 unplaced genomic scaffold, palm_55x_up_171113_PBpolish2nd_filt_p 002056F, whole genome shotgun sequence includes:
- the LOC103723661 gene encoding uncharacterized protein LOC103723661 — MSYPLEQQQQQQPPPSPVYEVVSRSSGGGSYGPVIGVIAVIAVLGVIAGIVGRLCSGRRIFGYGYDFEGWIERKCASCIDGRVELRPPPPPVAVPAAGPGANGSGGSAAAAPASVGARPQRKQAERAATTAAAAAAET, encoded by the coding sequence ATGTCGTACCCGCTGGagcagcagcaacagcagcaaccgCCGCCTTCGCCAGTGTACGAGGTGGTGTCGAGGTCGAGCGGCGGGGGGTCGTACGGGCCGGTGATCGGCGTTATTGCCGTCATCGCCGTGCTCGGCGTCATTGCCGGGATCGTGGGGCGGCTCTGCTCCGGGCGGAGGATATTCGGGTACGGCTACGACTTCGAGGGGTGGATCGAGCGCAAGTGCGCCTCCTGCATCGACGGGAGAGTGGAGCTACGCCCACCTCCGCCGCCGGTGGCTGTGCCGGCGGCGGGGCCTGGTGCGAATGGAAGCGGCGGCAGTGCGGCGGCGGCGCCGGCGTCAGTGGGAGCGCGGCCGCAGAGGAAGCAGGCGGAGCGGGCGGcgacgacggcggcggcggcggcggccgagACCTGA